AGGCCGCAAGGACTTCCTTGATCACACCGTAGGTATCGGCATGGGGACAACCCTGACAGAGCTGGGGTGGCCGGTTCGCCAGCTGGACAGAAGGAGAGGAAATTCCTGTCCGGGCGGGAAGGTCCAGGGTGCATCGGACAATGTCGGGATTGAGCTCGCCGTCGGGAGGCACATGACCGGACAGCTTTCCCCGGATTTCCATGGTGGGTGGAAGAATGCCGCGGACCAGGCGTTCCACGTAAGGATACCCCTCCTCGAGGAAGAGGAGAATGTCGACATGGTCGGCAAGGGCTCGGATCTTGTCCACGGGAATCGGGTAGGCTCCGATATGCAGATGAGAAGGACGGTTTTCCATCTCTTCAAGATTTTCAAGGAAGTAATTTCGTCCCAGACCCGTCGTGATCACACCCAGTGAAGTGTTCGATTTATTCAGGGTGAGAGGGTTGTAGGACGAGGCCTCGGTGTAGGCGAGGATCTCGGCCTGTCGGTCCAGAAGGGCCCGGTACTGTTTCCGTGCGTTGCTGGGAAGCAGGATCCACGAGGCGGGAGCCGAAGGCTTCTGCAGAGAGTTTTCCGGTTTGGGGTCCCGAACACGGACCACGGCTCGGCTGTGGGCGAGGCGGGTGACCAGACGGATCATGACGGGGAGCTTGAACCGTTCAGAGAGATCGAAGGCTTCCCTTGTCATTTCATAGGCTTCCTGCTGATCCGCCGGTTCAAGGCAGGGAATCTTGGCAAAATCGGCAAAGTAACGGCTGTCCTGTTCGTTCTGGGAACTGTGCATTCCCGGATCATCGGCCACGGCCACGACCAGGCCGCCGTTGATGGAAACAATGGCGGAGTTCATGAAGGGATCGGCCGCCACGTTCAGTCCCACGTGCTTCATCGAAACAAGAGTGCGTTTCCCGACCATGGAGACGCCCAGGGATTCCTCGTAAGCGGTCTTTTCGTTGGCCGACCAGCTTGCATAGGGCTTTCCATGCTTCTGGTAATGGCGGATCAGATACTCCGTGATCTCCGTGGATGGGGTGCCCGGGTAGGCGTACGCAGCAGAAAGACCCGCGTGGATAGCCCCCAGAGCGACCGCTTCATCGCCGAGCAGTACCATGTCGGTCATAAACCCTCCTTGAATTGAGTCAGACAAGAATACCCGGAAAACGCTGGGCGTTCCCACCATCATACCGTGCTTGTGAAAAGTATGTCAAACCTGGCTTCAGGTTTGTTTTTTCCGGTTCAGTACGGGTGTGATTCGTTGAGGCAGCGGTGACGATTCAATTCTTCGAAGGCACGGCCCG
The Thermoanaerobaculia bacterium genome window above contains:
- a CDS encoding thiamine pyrophosphate-dependent enzyme, translated to MTDMVLLGDEAVALGAIHAGLSAAYAYPGTPSTEITEYLIRHYQKHGKPYASWSANEKTAYEESLGVSMVGKRTLVSMKHVGLNVAADPFMNSAIVSINGGLVVAVADDPGMHSSQNEQDSRYFADFAKIPCLEPADQQEAYEMTREAFDLSERFKLPVMIRLVTRLAHSRAVVRVRDPKPENSLQKPSAPASWILLPSNARKQYRALLDRQAEILAYTEASSYNPLTLNKSNTSLGVITTGLGRNYFLENLEEMENRPSHLHIGAYPIPVDKIRALADHVDILLFLEEGYPYVERLVRGILPPTMEIRGKLSGHVPPDGELNPDIVRCTLDLPARTGISSPSVQLANRPPQLCQGCPHADTYGVIKEVLAAFDPSLVTSDIGCYTLGALPPYNAIESCVCMGASVSMAVGAAAAGFYPVIAVIGDSTFLHSGVTPLMDAASANSDMTLIILDNETVGMTGGQPTVLPSSRLETIVKGVGVDPDHLQIIEAHRKYAEKNTEILRREVSHHGLSVIIAVRECLETAKRSKKG